A region of the Plasmodium vinckei vinckei genome assembly, chromosome: PVVCY_11 genome:
tacatttgttttattcatatatttttgggtattattttgtaaataccaacctatatatattttctcttttttgtaatactacataataataattaactTTATAAGTATCACTTTGCAACATTCAAGAACTcattatgtaaaatataaaaatggtgtatcctttataaaagaattaatatatattttaaaaaataaataatataatatttacatccataaatacttttattgaatagaattaaatttattacaacggcacataaattaattctatagaaatagaaaaaattaataaataataggaTATTAACAGATGTAGAcaatcaattttattttaataatttttatgaattaaatTTGAATCTTGTAAATCAATTTAATGACTGTAATGatgataaagaaataatacatcttcgaaatattataaattcacATGTAAAGAAGTATAAAGAAAGTAATACGTTAcccaatttaaataatgtagataaaaaaacgaaaaagtTAATCTACAAACTTCAAAAAGAATTCGAAGAAGCAGAAAAAGAGATTGATAATATAAGGAATGATGAATTAGCAATAAAACCAATACAAGATAAAagaataacaaaaaaagatgaaaatatttctctACTAGAGCACGAAGATTTTAAAGAATTGGA
Encoded here:
- a CDS encoding fam-b protein → MKKLINNRILTDVDNQFYFNNFYELNLNLVNQFNDCNDDKEIIHLRNIINSHVKKYKESNTLPNLNNVDKKTKKLIYKLQKEFEEAEKEIDNIRNDELAIKPIQDKRITKKDENISLLEHEDFKELENYENISKSKYDFESEYNEITSSIRYKKIQIYENMKKIYQKFIKNSIMFCVGGFMVVSLGVYNSIILPILYMGYMVKKMWKLLKLDIKKDKLSR